Part of the Clostridiaceae bacterium genome is shown below.
TATCACTGCCACTGCGGAGCTGGGTAAACAACTTGCTGCTGATTTCATCAAGTCCGTTTTGCCTGGTTTGCAGTTCCCTGACGAATCTCGATAAAAACAAGAAACCCATTCCATGTTCCATTCGCGGATTCATAAACCAGGCTATAATTGCTGAAGCCTGTTCCTCAAGAAAACTTTTCTTCCCTGATGCAAGGACTTTAAATATATTCATTGGCATTTCTCCAATCAAAGCGAACTCCACTATAGCTTTCAGGAAACTTTTACTATTATTTTTGTTATATCATATTTCCTAAATTCATATTCATACTGGGAAAAACTGATTTGATTATTTATAACTATACGTTTAAAAAATGGTACGATATTATTTAGATGAAAAACTGACAAATCTGTCTCACTCAAGCATGAAACATTTATAATAATATAACAGGGGTGCCAGAAAACTAAGTTCCGCACCCCAATCATTCATTATTGATTTAATATTTTATGTAAAAAGAATTATCAATAATTTTATTTTTATAGTTAAATTATATCACTGTAAGGAATCCTGCGAATCCTTAACCTGGCAAGGCAAACACCATCTTCAGGCTCACCTGCACAATATGCCAATAAAACTGCATCATCAGTAAAATATATAGCTGTATAGCAGTAACCTCCTCTGTCTTCCTCGCTTTCAATAATAAATGGCTCTTCCCATGTAATGCCATCATCTTTGCTTATAGCTCCAACAAGTGGTTTCCTGCCCCACAAACGGTCTTTATGGGCTATTCTTGTATTATAATTAGGTATAGGATTCCAAACTGCAAGCAAATAGCCATTATGGGGTATTCTCTTCATCGAAAGCGGAGAATCAGGAGAAGTAAACACAGAAGGCTGAGGCATTGTCCAGGTGTCTCCAAAATCCCTTGAAAAAGATTCGTATTGATATCCCATATCGGTCCTGAACCAAGCCCAAATCAACCCGTTTTTGAGTTCAATCAATCCTGTTTCCTGGAGTCCTGTTCGAGATCTGGGTAATGGCATTACACAATAATTTTTGGCTTCTCTCCAAGTAAATCCATCATCATCGGATATAAAGAAACAAGCAATTCCCCTGTAATCAAATGAGGAATGATCATGAATATCATCTCCACGCATCCTGTGCAAATTGCCTGGCACAATAATTCTTCCTGTAGATGTCCTGATAACGCGGTCATTGTTGGAAACAAAATATCCTTTTGTAGGTATACAGCAAACTTCTTTTCCCCATGTTTCACCTTCATCAGAAGATCTCCACAGATGAAGCCTTGTATCATGCCACCCATACCTTTTACCATAGTAAAGTCCGATATCACCATTTAACATTCTCATAAGTGATACACTCATTATATTTTTAGCATTATATTCATCTGGTGTGGCAATTATTTTTTCTTTACTGGTCCAGGTTCTTCCTCCGTCGTTAGAATAAATGGCAGCAATACTGGCTTTTGCGTCATCCTCTGAACTATCTCCAATAAATTTACTGTAAATAAAAACTATCCTTCCATCTTTAAGTGTAAGAAACGCTCCTTCGCTATTTCTGGGATTTCTCTCAGATGGAGGCAATTCATGTACGATTGTGCCTTTCTTTTCCAAAATTTCTCACTCCTTGTTAAAGAAAATAAAATTTTTAGTCTTCTTTTAAATTTTTTTCTTTCTCTTATTATTATATCAGGTTAGTTACTTGGAAGCATCGCATATAAGTGAACTTTTTCTTATATCCATAAAATCTTGAGTATCAGGTTAAATTGAACCGGCTGCTTTGCTATAGGAAAAGGAGATGAAGGCAGAATTACATTTGTTGGCAGCTGAGCCATCAGCTTTGGAGATCAGGGAAGCTGTTATTTCATTGTTATAGAAAATTAAAAAGCTGTAGCCCGCCACAATGATCAGGGGATTCGGGATACAGCTTTTGTAAAGCAGTGAAAAACATTTCAACATACAATGTATTACTCTTTTTTCTCCCTGATTATTCTATAATTATAAACTCAAACATATCATCAATTGGCTCAACACCCAGCCCTGCTCCATCCGGCAGTGTGAAAAAACCGTTTTCACATCTCATATTCCCTTTCAGAAATTTCAGTGAGGTGTCAAATGTTGAGTGTTGAAATTCATGATACGGCAAATCCTGGACAGCCGCCGATACCTGCAAACTCGCCGCCTGGAACACTCCAACACCTATGCTTGCGTGAGGCATTACCTTGCAATGATATGCCTTCGCCATCTGGCACACATTCCAGAATGCTGTTATACCAAGGCGTCCCATTTCAGGTTGTATAACGTTCATACATCTTCTTTCAAAACGTTCTCTAAACTCATATATATTACGCAGTTCTTCACCAATACCAATAGATGTCTTTACCCTTGATGTTACAAACGCCTGACCATCAATATCCTGGGGATGCACAGGAGCTTCTGCCAGGTAAATATCATATTCCGAAAGTTTATCAATAAGAGCTATTGCCTCAAGAGCGCTATATCTCCAATGCATATCTACAAGTATATTATAACCATCTCCTATAGCTTTTCGGATTGCTTTCGCTTCTTTTACTTCACCTTCATAGGAAACGGCCGCAGCAAATTTTACAGCATCATAACCTTTTTCTATCCATTCCAATGCAAACTCGGCACGTTCTTCGACCGTGGCCTTAGGCAAACCTGATACGTATGCAGGAATTTTGTCTCTGCGTTTTCCACCAAGTATCTTACATATTGGAAGACCCAGCTGTTTACCCTTAATATCCCACAATGCAATATCTATCGCTGCCAAAGCGTCACAAAAGAATCCTCCATGATATCCTCTAACTTGCATGGAACTATATAAATCCTCATAAATTGACACAACATCCTGTGGATCTCTTCCAATGATTAAAGGACCCAGGAGATCATCAACTATTTTCGCGCTAACTTGAGGAGAAACGGGACAGAGGGCTTCACCCCAACCTACAACGCCATCCCTGGTGGTTATCTTAACCAGCATAGAATGATCATGAATACTGTATACTGTCTTGTTCCGCGGCCTGATAAAATACCCCTTTTGATTTGGAACTATCTCGCCTAAAGGACCTAAATACGGAACTTTTCTTGGTATTGTTATTGGAAAGGCTTCAACTTTTTCAATTATATCAGTCATTGCGGCGTATCACCCATTACACTAATAATGTTAGGTTTATTTTTCAATTATGTTCCTTTACTATTTAAGATTATTTATTACTTAAGCTCTTTACTTTTATCACAAGTTCTAGTCAATAGTTTTATGTAAATAGATTATCTCTTGTTCTATTTTTTAGCTTTGATATATCTTTTGATTATTGATTCATTTACTTGTCAATTATTAAACTTATTCATGTTGATGGGTTGTTTCGTTTGTTCCAGTTCAAGGCCAGCAGTTCGCGGTTTTTCAAAGTCTCAAAAACTACTTTTCTTGTTTCGTCATCCAGTGGGCTGTTCGGATTTCTCACATATGCTGACTTTATAACTCCGCCTTTCTTTAATATTTCCTTGTGCACGGACATAGCATAATTGGGAAGAGTGCCAATCCTAATCATAGGAAGGTATTTATAAAATATCTCTCTTGCCTCATCATGCTTACCATTTATAAAGTTCCTATATATACTTACTGCCACATCCGGGAATTCACAAGCTGGCATTGTTCCAGCAGACCCACATAAAAACTCCTCGTACATA
Proteins encoded:
- a CDS encoding PD-(D/E)XK nuclease family protein, with the protein product MNIFKVLASGKKSFLEEQASAIIAWFMNPRMEHGMGFLFLSRFVRELQTRQNGLDEISSKLFTQLRSGSDTELKWSCKLEYDAFPDKLENDISNR
- a CDS encoding exo-alpha-sialidase yields the protein MEKKGTIVHELPPSERNPRNSEGAFLTLKDGRIVFIYSKFIGDSSEDDAKASIAAIYSNDGGRTWTSKEKIIATPDEYNAKNIMSVSLMRMLNGDIGLYYGKRYGWHDTRLHLWRSSDEGETWGKEVCCIPTKGYFVSNNDRVIRTSTGRIIVPGNLHRMRGDDIHDHSSFDYRGIACFFISDDDGFTWREAKNYCVMPLPRSRTGLQETGLIELKNGLIWAWFRTDMGYQYESFSRDFGDTWTMPQPSVFTSPDSPLSMKRIPHNGYLLAVWNPIPNYNTRIAHKDRLWGRKPLVGAISKDDGITWEEPFIIESEEDRGGYCYTAIYFTDDAVLLAYCAGEPEDGVCLARLRIRRIPYSDII
- a CDS encoding mandelate racemase/muconate lactonizing enzyme family protein; protein product: MTDIIEKVEAFPITIPRKVPYLGPLGEIVPNQKGYFIRPRNKTVYSIHDHSMLVKITTRDGVVGWGEALCPVSPQVSAKIVDDLLGPLIIGRDPQDVVSIYEDLYSSMQVRGYHGGFFCDALAAIDIALWDIKGKQLGLPICKILGGKRRDKIPAYVSGLPKATVEERAEFALEWIEKGYDAVKFAAAVSYEGEVKEAKAIRKAIGDGYNILVDMHWRYSALEAIALIDKLSEYDIYLAEAPVHPQDIDGQAFVTSRVKTSIGIGEELRNIYEFRERFERRCMNVIQPEMGRLGITAFWNVCQMAKAYHCKVMPHASIGVGVFQAASLQVSAAVQDLPYHEFQHSTFDTSLKFLKGNMRCENGFFTLPDGAGLGVEPIDDMFEFIIIE